The Rhododendron vialii isolate Sample 1 chromosome 6a, ASM3025357v1 genome includes a window with the following:
- the LOC131330401 gene encoding (-)-germacrene D synthase-like isoform X1, with translation MEINSSPTLTLTHGQGQVPQGPPRRSANFHPSVWGDYFLAYASVAMEPEVKTEQRIEQLKEKVREMIVASADKPSQKLSLIDAIQRLGVGYHFETEIDTTLQHIYETNHEIANDEDLYTVALSFRVLRQQGHPVSYADVFNKFKDDEGKFKKSLIGDVRGLLSLYEATHLRVHQEDILDEALEFTTTHLNSALPNLSNNPIAAQVVHALDQPIHLGLTRLESRHYISFYEKDDSHNKVLLDFAKLDFNLLQKLHQRELSEFTRWWKDLDVAGKLPFARDRGVELFFWILGVYYEPQYFPAIRILTKLISLISINDDLYDASNATIEELVIYHDAIQRWDVNAPDQLPDYIKHFYQKILDTYNMIEDEMAKQGRSYRVEYAKSALKDMVRVYLIEAKWYHEGYVPTLEEYMPVGKLSAGLRSLATASLVGMGEVATKEAFDWVISDPLIVEASGVIGRLMDDIVSHAFEQERGHAASAVECYMKQYGATEEEAVAEFQKQVTSAWKDNNSECLRPTAVPMPVLLRVFNVARTFHIVYKDADSYTHSGAKFKEIVTSVLVDSVPI, from the exons ATGGAAATAAACTCTAGCCCAACTCTTACATTGACCCACGGCCAAGGCCAAGTACCCCAGGGCCCTCCACGTCGCTCTGCAAATTTCCATCCGAGTGTTTGGGGAGATTATTTCCTTGCGTACGCTTCTGTCGCCATG GAACCAGAGGTTAAAACGGAGCAAAGAATTGAGCAGCTCAAAGAAAAAGTCAGAGAGATGATAGTGGCAAGTGCTGATAAACCTTCACAGAAGTTGAGCTTGATTGATGCAATTCAACGCCTAGGCGTAGGCTACCATTTCGAAACAGAGATTGATACAACATTACAGCACATATATGAAACCAATCATGAAATAGCCAACGATGAAGATCTTTACACTGTGGCTCTCTCATTTCGAGTACTTAGACAGCAAGGACATCCTGTCTCCTATG CAGATGTATTCAACAAATTCAAGGACGACGAAGGGAAATTTAAGAAATCATTGATTGGTGATGTGAGAGGATTGTTGAGTTTGTATGAAGCTACACATCTGAGGGTGCATCAAGAAGACATACTAGATGAAGCACTGGAATTTACCACCACTCACCTCAATTCTGCACTACCAAACTTGAGCAATAATCCAATTGCAGCACAAGTAGTTCATGCTCTAGATCAGCCCATCCACCTGGGCTTGACAAGGCTCGAGTCAAGGCATTATATCTCCTTCTATGAAAAAGATGATTCCCACAACAAAGTTCTATTGGATTTTGCGAAATTAGATTTCAACTTATTGCAGAAATTGCACCAGAGAGAGCTAAGTGAATTCACAAG GTGGTGGAAAGATTTGGACGTTGCAGGGAAACTACCTTTCGCTAGAGACAGAGGGGTGGAGTTGTTCTTTTGGATATTGGGAGTGTACTATGAGCCCCAATATTTTCCTGCTATAAGGATTCTAACCAAATTGATTTCCTTGATTTCCATTAATGATGACTTATATGATGCTAGCAATGCTACCATCGAAGAACTTGTGATCTACCATGATGCAATTCAAAG GTGGGATGTCAATGCCCCGGATCAACTTCCGGACTACATTAAACACTTTTATCAGAAGATTTTGGATACTTACAACATGATTGAGGATGAAATGGCCAAGCAAGGAAGATCATATCGAGTCGAATACGCCAAATCCGCA TTGAAAGATATGGTTAGAGTATACTTGATTGAAGCCAAATGGTATCACGAAGGCTACGTTCCAACCTTGGAAGAGTATATGCCAGTTGGGAAACTGAGTGCTGGTCTCCGATCACTTGCGACCGCTTCCCTTGTTGGAATGGGAGAGGTTGCGACCAAAGAGGCCTTTGATTGGGTTATCAGTGATCCTTTAATTGTTGAAGCTTCTGGAGTGATTGGCAGGCTCATGGACGACATCGTTTCCCACGCG TTTGAGCAAGAAAGAGGTCACGCAGCCTCAGCAGTTGAATGCTACATGAAACAATATGGTGCGACAGAAGAAGAGGCCGTTGCTGAATTTCAGAAACAAGTTACAAGTGCATGGAAAGACAACAACTCAGAGTGCCTCCGCCCAACCGCTGTCCCAATGCCTGTCCTCTTGAGAGTTTTCAATGTGGCACGAACGTTTCATATTGTATACAAGGATGCAGATAGTTACACACATTCTGGGGCCAAATTCAAGGAAATAGTGACCTCGGTACTCGTTGATTCTGTGCCAATTTGA
- the LOC131330401 gene encoding (-)-germacrene D synthase-like isoform X2, with protein sequence MEINSSPTLTLTHGQGQVPQGPPRRSANFHPSVWGDYFLAYASVAMEPEVKTEQRIEQLKEKVREMIVASADKPSQKLSLIDAIQRLGVGYHFETEIDTTLQHIYETNHEIANDEDLYTVALSFRVLRQQGHPVSYDVFNKFKDDEGKFKKSLIGDVRGLLSLYEATHLRVHQEDILDEALEFTTTHLNSALPNLSNNPIAAQVVHALDQPIHLGLTRLESRHYISFYEKDDSHNKVLLDFAKLDFNLLQKLHQRELSEFTRWWKDLDVAGKLPFARDRGVELFFWILGVYYEPQYFPAIRILTKLISLISINDDLYDASNATIEELVIYHDAIQRWDVNAPDQLPDYIKHFYQKILDTYNMIEDEMAKQGRSYRVEYAKSALKDMVRVYLIEAKWYHEGYVPTLEEYMPVGKLSAGLRSLATASLVGMGEVATKEAFDWVISDPLIVEASGVIGRLMDDIVSHAFEQERGHAASAVECYMKQYGATEEEAVAEFQKQVTSAWKDNNSECLRPTAVPMPVLLRVFNVARTFHIVYKDADSYTHSGAKFKEIVTSVLVDSVPI encoded by the exons ATGGAAATAAACTCTAGCCCAACTCTTACATTGACCCACGGCCAAGGCCAAGTACCCCAGGGCCCTCCACGTCGCTCTGCAAATTTCCATCCGAGTGTTTGGGGAGATTATTTCCTTGCGTACGCTTCTGTCGCCATG GAACCAGAGGTTAAAACGGAGCAAAGAATTGAGCAGCTCAAAGAAAAAGTCAGAGAGATGATAGTGGCAAGTGCTGATAAACCTTCACAGAAGTTGAGCTTGATTGATGCAATTCAACGCCTAGGCGTAGGCTACCATTTCGAAACAGAGATTGATACAACATTACAGCACATATATGAAACCAATCATGAAATAGCCAACGATGAAGATCTTTACACTGTGGCTCTCTCATTTCGAGTACTTAGACAGCAAGGACATCCTGTCTCCTATG ATGTATTCAACAAATTCAAGGACGACGAAGGGAAATTTAAGAAATCATTGATTGGTGATGTGAGAGGATTGTTGAGTTTGTATGAAGCTACACATCTGAGGGTGCATCAAGAAGACATACTAGATGAAGCACTGGAATTTACCACCACTCACCTCAATTCTGCACTACCAAACTTGAGCAATAATCCAATTGCAGCACAAGTAGTTCATGCTCTAGATCAGCCCATCCACCTGGGCTTGACAAGGCTCGAGTCAAGGCATTATATCTCCTTCTATGAAAAAGATGATTCCCACAACAAAGTTCTATTGGATTTTGCGAAATTAGATTTCAACTTATTGCAGAAATTGCACCAGAGAGAGCTAAGTGAATTCACAAG GTGGTGGAAAGATTTGGACGTTGCAGGGAAACTACCTTTCGCTAGAGACAGAGGGGTGGAGTTGTTCTTTTGGATATTGGGAGTGTACTATGAGCCCCAATATTTTCCTGCTATAAGGATTCTAACCAAATTGATTTCCTTGATTTCCATTAATGATGACTTATATGATGCTAGCAATGCTACCATCGAAGAACTTGTGATCTACCATGATGCAATTCAAAG GTGGGATGTCAATGCCCCGGATCAACTTCCGGACTACATTAAACACTTTTATCAGAAGATTTTGGATACTTACAACATGATTGAGGATGAAATGGCCAAGCAAGGAAGATCATATCGAGTCGAATACGCCAAATCCGCA TTGAAAGATATGGTTAGAGTATACTTGATTGAAGCCAAATGGTATCACGAAGGCTACGTTCCAACCTTGGAAGAGTATATGCCAGTTGGGAAACTGAGTGCTGGTCTCCGATCACTTGCGACCGCTTCCCTTGTTGGAATGGGAGAGGTTGCGACCAAAGAGGCCTTTGATTGGGTTATCAGTGATCCTTTAATTGTTGAAGCTTCTGGAGTGATTGGCAGGCTCATGGACGACATCGTTTCCCACGCG TTTGAGCAAGAAAGAGGTCACGCAGCCTCAGCAGTTGAATGCTACATGAAACAATATGGTGCGACAGAAGAAGAGGCCGTTGCTGAATTTCAGAAACAAGTTACAAGTGCATGGAAAGACAACAACTCAGAGTGCCTCCGCCCAACCGCTGTCCCAATGCCTGTCCTCTTGAGAGTTTTCAATGTGGCACGAACGTTTCATATTGTATACAAGGATGCAGATAGTTACACACATTCTGGGGCCAAATTCAAGGAAATAGTGACCTCGGTACTCGTTGATTCTGTGCCAATTTGA